The sequence CTCAACCCAACGTCGGTCAGCCGCTGGTAAACATGCTGGCGGTGAGGGGCGTACCACTGCTCCCCCGCGCTGATGCGCCGCAGCAGGGTCGTCGCGGTATCGGCCAGGTAGACGGCGACCGGTCCCAGCAGCATTTCGGGTCCCACGCCGGACAGGAAGGCCGCCACCCCCGTGACCGCCAGGGATCCGCCCAGCAGGTAACTTCCGACGTCGCCAAGGAAGTTGCGTCCGCTCAGGTTCCACGGCAGGAACGCTGCGAAGGCCATGGCAATGACCAGGCCTGCCGAAACGAGCCAAGGCATCCCGTGTATCGCGCCGACGGCGGCGAACATGCCGCCGACGGCCAGCCCATGCAGGCCCGAGATCCCGTTGACGCCGTCCATGAAGTTGGCCACGTTGATGTAGCCGGCGACCGCGACGGCGCCGAGCGGGACCCACCACCAGGACGCCTCCGTCAGCTGGACCAGCGCGGCCGTCGCCACCGCCCCGATGGCCAGCTGCAGCAGGAACCTGGCCTTAATGCCCAGCCCCCGGAAGTCCTCCGCCCAGCCTAGGAGCGCGGCGGCCAGCGCGGCACCGCCTACAGCGGCCAGCAGCGGTCCTTCGCCTGCGCCTGCCCCGACGATGGCGACGAGCAGGCCGCCGGCCACGCCTGCGGCGACGGTGATGCCCATGCCCCGGACCACGGCCTCGGTGTGCGAGGACCGTTCGTTGGGGATGTCGAGGACGCCGTGCCTGAGCAGCACCGGCTTAAGCAGGACGGGCAGCCCGAGGCTGAGGCCGAAGGCCACGACGGCGGCCACCAGCTGGGTCATTTCGCCGTCTCCGCCACGTGGCCCGCAATCGGCTGATGCTGGCGGCTTTTCCACTCCTCAAGCGACATTCGGGTCGGGTCGAGGGCGTCGATGCAGGCATGGGAGATCTTGGGGTGCAGCGGCCTGGAGTCGCCCTCGCCCTCGCCGATCAGATCCTCGTGCAGCTTTTCGCCCGGGCGCAGTCCCGTGAACACGATGTCGACCTGCTTGCCGGACATGGCGATCATGCGCTGCGCGACATCGAGGATGCGCACGGGCTCGCCCATGTCGAGGATGAGCACCTCGCCGCCGCGGCCGATGGCCCCGGCCTGGATCACGAGCTGGCAGGCTTCCGGAATCGTCATGAAGAACCGGGTGGCTTCCGCATCCGTGACCGTCACCGGGCCCCCGTTGCGGATCTGCTCGTTGAACAGCGGCAGGACCGAGCCGCGGCTGCCGAGCACGTTGCCGAACCGCACAGACACGTACTTCAGCCCTGATTCGCGGGCCACCCACGCGGTGATCTTCTCGGCCACACGCTTGGAATGGCCCAGGACCGTCGTCGGGTTGGCGGCCTTGTCGGTGGAGATGTTCACGAACGTCTGGACGTTGGCCGCACGGGCCGCCTTGAGCACGTTGAGCGTGCCCAGCACATTGGTCTTCCACGCCTCTTCCGGATACTGCTCCAGCAGGGAGACGTGTTTGAGCGCCGCGGCGTGGAAGACCACCTCGGGCTTGCGGTCGACGAAGATCGAGGTCAGTGCCTCTGCGTCGCGGATGTCCGCCAGCACGGTGTCTTTCCCGTCCAGCAGGCCCTGCCCGGTGAGGGAAATCTGGGTGGTCTGCAGGCCGGTTTCGTCCCGGTCCAGCATGATCAGCTCGGCCGGCTCGAAATCATTGATCTGGCGGCACAGCTCGGATCCGATCGAGCCGCCGGCGCCGGTGACGAGGACGCGCTTGCCCTTGACGTATCCGGCGATCTCGTCGACGTGGATGTCGACCGGGTGGCGGCCGATCAGGTCTTCGATGGCAACTTCGCGGAAGGAGAACTCCGACCCGCCGGTCAGCATGTCCTTCAGCGGCGGCACGACCAGGACCTTGATGTTCAGGCCGGCGACGACGTCGGAAATGTGCCGGACCTGCTTGGCATCGACATTGGCAATCGCGATCAGCAGCACCGTCGCGTTGGTCCTGGCCACAATGTCCGGAAGGTCCGCCATCCGCCCGAGGACCGGGACGCTGGCGATGCGCAGATGCTTCTTGGCCGGATTGTCGTCGATCAGACCCACCGGCAGCCAGGGCGAGGCCGGATCGTTGCTCATGCGGGTGACGATGGATTTTCCGACGAAGCCGGCCCCGTAGACCAGGGTCCGCGCCGCCTGCTCCCCCGGCTTGGCTTTGCTCTCGACGTACATCCGCTTGAGGTAGCGGATGGCGGCCATGAACAGGCAGGCGAACGGGAAGGCGATGAGGCCGATGCCGCGGGCGATGCTCATCGAGATGCCGAAGAACAGCAGCGCCACCGTCATGATCGCCGAGACGGAAACCGTCACGATCACCAGCAGCTTTGCCTCGTGGAAGCTGCCGAAGCTGTAGCGGCCGCGGTACAGCGCGAAGGCCGATCCCACCGCGAACTGCGATGCGATCGCGATGCCGCAAAGCACCAGGATGCCGGGCAGGCGCAGCTCGCTCAGCTGCATTTCATAGCGCAGGTAGACCGCCAGGACGATGGCTACGATCCAGGAGAACGAGTCCAGCAGGAACTGCGACCAGAGCCAGAGCGCCTTGTCGCTGCTGGCGGTCCTGCCGGGGGCCGGGGCGGGCTGGTTCATGCCCCGACGGTCCCTTCCCGGGACTGCGGCGCGGATTCGTCGTCGTCCGTTGCCTCGCTCCGCGGCTGAACAGACTCCGGCGCGTCCACGGATGCTTCTTCGGGCGCCTGCTGCGGCAATTCCTCGCCAAGGCCGAGGATGCCGGGGACCGCTTCGCGCAGCCGCTCGAGGCTGAGCGCGCCTTCGCGCACCACCCGCAGCGGGGTGGACGTGCAGTCAACGATCGTCGACGGGACCGACCCGGCGTCGCGCTCCCCTGCCTCGAGGTAGACCTCGACGGACTCGCCGAGCTGGGCGAACGCCTCCGCGGCGGTCTGTGCGGCCGGGCGGCCGGTCCGGTTGGCCGAGGAAACGGCCAGCGGCCCGGTCAGCGCGAGCAGGTCCAGTGCAATCCGGTCATCCGGCATGCGCAGGGCCACGGTGCCCTTCGTCTCTCCCAGGTCCCACGTCAGCGAAGGCTGGGCATGGAAGATGAGCGTCAGTCCGCCGGGCCAGAACGTGTCGGCCAGCAGCCGGGCGTCGGCACTGACGTCAACCGCGAGTCCGTCCATGGTCTGGGGCCGCGGGATCAGGACCGGGGGCGGCATCTTCCTGCTCCGCCCTTTCGCCGCCAGCAACGTGGCGACGGCCTGCGGCGAGAAGGCGTCCGCGGCAATCCCGTAGACCGTGTCGGTCGGGATCACCACGCACTGCTTGCTGCTGAGGGCCGTCTGTGCGGCGGCCAGCCCTTCGCTGCGCTCGACTTCGTCCTGGCAATTGAATGTGGGGGTCACAGGTTTCATTCTTTCATTCTTGGCGCCGCTAACGCTTGACAGCGGCGGTCGCACGCTCTCGTCCGGTGAGATCGGAGACCGTGCCAACATCGTTCCAGCAGCCGGCGTCTACGAGCAATTTCGACACGGCCCGCGCCTGCACCTCTGCGTGTTCCATGATGAAGTAGCCGCCGCTTTTCAGCAGGCGCGCGGCGCTGGCGGCGGTGGCCCGGGGCAGCTCCATGCCGTCCGCTCCCCCGCCGTAAAGGGCCAGCTCGGGGTCGTGTTCGGCTACTTCCGGGTCGACGGGCACGGCGTCCGGGGGTATGTACGGAGGGTTGGAAACAACGACGTCGAACGTTCCGTCATGTTCTTCCAGCGCGGTCCGCAGGTCCCCCCGAACCAGTGCGACCCCGAGCGGTTCCAGGTTCCGGGCAGCCCACGCGTGGGCAAGCTCGCTGAGTTCGACGGCGTATACCTCGGCGCCGGGGACCTCGCTGGCGATGGAACCGGCGATGGCTCCGGAACCCGTGCCCAGGTCGACGACCTTCGCGCCCGGCGTCCGGCGGGCGGCGTCGATGGCGTGCTGGGCGACCGTTTCCGTCTCCGGCCGCGGGATGAAGACGCCCGGCCCGACGTCGAGCTCCAGGTGGCGGAAGTACGCCTTACCCGTGATGTGCTGCAGCGGAACGCGGCCGGCACGCTCGGCCACGAGTTCGGCCAG is a genomic window of Arthrobacter sp. Marseille-P9274 containing:
- a CDS encoding glycosyltransferase family 4 protein — translated: MTQLVAAVVAFGLSLGLPVLLKPVLLRHGVLDIPNERSSHTEAVVRGMGITVAAGVAGGLLVAIVGAGAGEGPLLAAVGGAALAAALLGWAEDFRGLGIKARFLLQLAIGAVATAALVQLTEASWWWVPLGAVAVAGYINVANFMDGVNGISGLHGLAVGGMFAAVGAIHGMPWLVSAGLVIAMAFAAFLPWNLSGRNFLGDVGSYLLGGSLAVTGVAAFLSGVGPEMLLGPVAVYLADTATTLLRRISAGEQWYAPHRQHVYQRLTDVGLSHLQSAMLVTVCSLLTGICGIVAGAGALPVKVAALAAGAAVLVLYLRAPRILGRRRQGYATGR
- a CDS encoding nucleoside-diphosphate sugar epimerase/dehydratase; translation: MNQPAPAPGRTASSDKALWLWSQFLLDSFSWIVAIVLAVYLRYEMQLSELRLPGILVLCGIAIASQFAVGSAFALYRGRYSFGSFHEAKLLVIVTVSVSAIMTVALLFFGISMSIARGIGLIAFPFACLFMAAIRYLKRMYVESKAKPGEQAARTLVYGAGFVGKSIVTRMSNDPASPWLPVGLIDDNPAKKHLRIASVPVLGRMADLPDIVARTNATVLLIAIANVDAKQVRHISDVVAGLNIKVLVVPPLKDMLTGGSEFSFREVAIEDLIGRHPVDIHVDEIAGYVKGKRVLVTGAGGSIGSELCRQINDFEPAELIMLDRDETGLQTTQISLTGQGLLDGKDTVLADIRDAEALTSIFVDRKPEVVFHAAALKHVSLLEQYPEEAWKTNVLGTLNVLKAARAANVQTFVNISTDKAANPTTVLGHSKRVAEKITAWVARESGLKYVSVRFGNVLGSRGSVLPLFNEQIRNGGPVTVTDAEATRFFMTIPEACQLVIQAGAIGRGGEVLILDMGEPVRILDVAQRMIAMSGKQVDIVFTGLRPGEKLHEDLIGEGEGDSRPLHPKISHACIDALDPTRMSLEEWKSRQHQPIAGHVAETAK
- a CDS encoding L-threonylcarbamoyladenylate synthase, with the protein product MTPTFNCQDEVERSEGLAAAQTALSSKQCVVIPTDTVYGIAADAFSPQAVATLLAAKGRSRKMPPPVLIPRPQTMDGLAVDVSADARLLADTFWPGGLTLIFHAQPSLTWDLGETKGTVALRMPDDRIALDLLALTGPLAVSSANRTGRPAAQTAAEAFAQLGESVEVYLEAGERDAGSVPSTIVDCTSTPLRVVREGALSLERLREAVPGILGLGEELPQQAPEEASVDAPESVQPRSEATDDDESAPQSREGTVGA
- the prmC gene encoding peptide chain release factor N(5)-glutamine methyltransferase; translation: MAAVTLAEALAEAARLLAEAGVPSPRVDAELLAAHLLGESAGRVRALALTGAASPEGLAELVAERAGRVPLQHITGKAYFRHLELDVGPGVFIPRPETETVAQHAIDAARRTPGAKVVDLGTGSGAIAGSIASEVPGAEVYAVELSELAHAWAARNLEPLGVALVRGDLRTALEEHDGTFDVVVSNPPYIPPDAVPVDPEVAEHDPELALYGGGADGMELPRATAASAARLLKSGGYFIMEHAEVQARAVSKLLVDAGCWNDVGTVSDLTGRERATAAVKR